A window of Halobacillus naozhouensis genomic DNA:
GAATGACACAGGAGGCATCACGATGAAAGCTATGTTGATTGTTAATCCTTCTTCAGGTAAAGAAGAAGCGATAGATTACGTGGACCAAATTGAGGAACTTTTAAGGAAGAAAGGTTATGAAATAAAGACGGTTCAAACTGAGAAAGAACTTGATGCTATGAAATTTTGCCAAAATGCCTGCCGGGATGAATTCGAGCTCGTTGTTTCACTCGGAGGAGATGGGACACTTAATGAAACAATCAACGGGATGGTCGACCAGCGTCACCGTCCGAAACTTGGTGTGGTCCCACTAGGTACTGTAAATGATTTTGCCCGGGCTCTAAATATTCCACTAGAAGCTGAGGAAGCCATTCAAATCTTAACCTCTGATCGTACTCAAAAGGTAGATATCGGCCGTATGAATGATTATTACTTTGTTAATATTGTGGCCATTGGCGCCATAGCTGAGGCAAGTTATGAAGTAACATCAGAACAAAAGACGAAATTTGGTCCCCTGGCCTATATTATGGAGGGATTAAAAACATTAGCTTCAACCCCTTCTTACCCTCTTCATATCGAACATGATGAACAAGTGTGGGAAGGAGACGCCTTCCTGTTCCTTGCGGCTTTAACAAATTCAACCGCAGGTTTCGAACAGTTAGCTCCCCAAGCTGAAGTCAATGACGGTGTCATGCATTGCTATATTGTAAAG
This region includes:
- a CDS encoding diacylglycerol/lipid kinase family protein, translating into MKAMLIVNPSSGKEEAIDYVDQIEELLRKKGYEIKTVQTEKELDAMKFCQNACRDEFELVVSLGGDGTLNETINGMVDQRHRPKLGVVPLGTVNDFARALNIPLEAEEAIQILTSDRTQKVDIGRMNDYYFVNIVAIGAIAEASYEVTSEQKTKFGPLAYIMEGLKTLASTPSYPLHIEHDEQVWEGDAFLFLAALTNSTAGFEQLAPQAEVNDGVMHCYIVKEANAIQLASITTSMLKGELRHQKGVEYFTAQNLKVSSAKDLVTNVDGEEGGPLPATLLVKSQHIEVIIE